One genomic window of Sebastes umbrosus isolate fSebUmb1 chromosome 15, fSebUmb1.pri, whole genome shotgun sequence includes the following:
- the LOC119503570 gene encoding sodium/potassium/calcium exchanger 1-like — protein MTSSLLLHRHSFNHSFFTFFTFFTFFTCVSELARQDETPSGEPGAEEAEGAEGAEEAEGAEEAEEAEGAEGAEEAEEAVGAEEAEEAVGAEEAEGAEEAEEAVGAEEAEGAEEAEEAVGAEEAEEAVGAEEAEGAEEAEGAEGAEEAEGAEEAEGAEEAEGAEGAEEAEGAEEAEEAEGAEGAEEAVGAEEAVGAEEAEEAVGAEEAEEAVGAEEAEGAEEAEEAEGAEGAEEAEGAEEAEEAEEAEGAEEAEGAVGAEEAEEAEGAASL, from the exons ATGACCtcatcactgctgctgcacCGCCACTCCTTCAATCACTCCTTCTTTACCTTCTTTACCTTCTTTACCTTCTTTACCTGTGTGTCTGAACTTGCCCGTCAGGACGAGACTCCTTCAGGAGAGCCTg GTGCTGAAGAAGCTGAAGGTGCTGAAGGTGCTGAAGAAGCTGAAGGTGCTGAAGAAGCTGAAGAAGCTGAAGGTGCTGAAGGTGCTGAAGAAGCTGAAGAAGCTGTAGGTGCTGAAGAAGCTGAAGAAGCTGTAGGTGCTGAAGAAGCTGAAGGTGCTGAAGAAGCTGAAGAAGCTGTAGGTGCTGAAGAAGCTGAAGGTGCTGAAGAAGCTGAAGAAGCTGTAGGTGCTGAAGAAGCTGAAGAAGCTGTAGGTGCTGAAGAAGCTGAAGGTGCTGAAGAAGCTGAAGGTGCTGAAGGTGCTGAAGAAGCTGAAGGTGCTGAAGAAGCTGAAGGTGCTGAAGAAGCTGAAGGTGCTGAAGGTGCTGAAGAAGCTGAAGGTGCTGAAGAAGCTGAAGAAGCTGAAGGTGCTGAAGGTGCTGAAGAAGCTGTAGGTGCTGAAGAAGCTGTAGGTGCTGAAGAAGCTGAAGAAGCTGTAGGTGCTGAAGAAGCTGAAGAAGCTGTAGGTGCTGAAGAAGCTGAAGGTGCTGAAGAAGCTGAAGAAGCTGAAGGTGCTGAAGGTGCTGAAGAAGCTGAAGGTGCTGAAGAAGCTGAAG AAGCTGAAGAAGCTGAAGGTGCTGAAGAAGCTGAAGGTGCTGTAGGTGCTGAAGAAGCTGAAGAAGCTGAAGGTGCTGCATCTCTCTGA